The genomic stretch cagcttctcaacccattgcactatcgaggatttaggctgttgctggctcgttatttgtttggttgctgggtcattatcgaaaaaataactagctctacaagtttacagaggtaaagaagcagaggggggaataagttcAAGTACATAatctgttacacacacacacacacacacacacacacacacacacacacacacacacacacacacacacacacacatgcttgcaTGCATATCAATCAAAGCAATAATCAAATCAAAGTAAGTCAAACAATCACCAAAAAGACcacgaaaaaaaacaaaaaaaacatccacacaaaaacacaaccagGGATAGACAGGGAGAGATCAAAACAGAGAATTCGTAACgagaaacaagagagagagagagagagagagagagagagagagagagagagagagagagagagagagagagcgtgtgtgagtgagtgaaagagagagagagagagtgagtgagtgagagagagagagagtgagtgagagagagagagacggacagagagagagagggggggggtcgggggggggggggggggggggggggggggtccgggagaaagagagaaagaaagatagattaCGTTAGGCCAAGTAATATcaaacgtgcgtgcgtgcgcttcACCGATATGATACAGCtatcaggggcggagcagttaagccagaggggggggggggttacaacctggggtccaggggtagacccctgtgtggggtacatgggcaaggccctGTTGGGGGAGAAGCTGAAGagatttagctattttatgaacaatttatggcttatccttgattttaaccatgatcaactggtgtcagcagccactcattatttcttttaaagttagcattaatttaaaaaaaaaattgacagccgggggggggggggggggggggggggggtccggaacccctctaacccccccccccccctaatccgccccagGCTATGCAACAGTACCTGGCAACCAACTGTGTGTAGGTAGCTGTATCCATGGCATGGTCCTCGCCCTCATTCCGTTCCAAGCTTGCCCTCCACCACGCTTCGAGCCTTGTCTGGTCAGCCATGTCGTCCTCACAAAGACATACCTGGCTGACATTCCGACCTGACTCGACGCTGAGCCCTTCCTGCAACTCCTGTAACTGAGGTCAACACACACGGACTGTAAACAATGCGGGAAATGGCACAAGGGGTGGTTTAATACACGATCAACAAAACGACGGTGTAACATTAGGCCTACCTGAGTTTGAAATCTCTTCATTCCTGTTTCAGTGTTTACCAGCCTAAAAGACAACTTTCTGGACACAAGCAAAATATCTTTTCGGAAAAGAGTTTCCCTGTTTGTGGTGACGCGCATTAGGCTACGCAAAGTACAAGTGACGTCGTTTTCGCGAAAAAAAACATGACGTCTACTATTCAAGGTCACTGTTCTGTGAGCTCCAGTAAAAGATAAAAAGCAAAATAATGCTCATTCGACTCGCCTTCGTCTTGTCCCACAACAAtgtaccctccccccccccccctttttaggatcccccccctcccccatggaAGACTCCCGCCACCACCACTCCCACAAGAGTCCCTCCCTTCTTGTACAACCACCCCCCTTTTATGCCTGACCTCCCCCAATAAGacctttttttgttctttttttttttttgaagattatttgttcataacctctgagCTATCCCACATTTTAgacttaaccccccccccccccaaagaaaaaaaaagaagttcaaCCCCCAAAAAATCCTCTTTTAGCTTCATGAATTAAATGTTCAAGAGAACGTTAACATCAGAATAATCGAcaaaaacttgatcaaaagtgTTACCTGTAATACTTCAGTATGTTCAGTGGTGATTCTCTTGTCCAGCAAACATTTCCATGCTATTACTGTGAACATTGACGAAACAAGCTACATTTTGGTAATGTCTGCTGATTATTAACacctaggggaagggctcctaatatggaccggttcctaatatggaccggctccggttctgacaaactaacggcgctagagcgctcaaaacaatttcattggctgtattcaccctctctggataactttcacatgtcaaaacagttgcagaaacacaaacctgaaaaccgttaggctttttctctttttttcacttttggcagggttcactctaaatttgccgcctaaaacggactcgtttctgtccacagccaaagtttttatcacacaaaaattgctacatatgacagctaagaccgtatttgttacattttagcagtgttgaccccgagtttctactgcaaacaaaaaataatagcaaaatctcaaagtatgtgtgagtcccctaatatggaccaccttcaacaaatcgaagaaaataaaagctaaatgctattttcattaatcaattcagaagcttgctggaaataacctataactagccttcgagatttaaaaaatatatcacaaatagtcttctttttgtggaagttgataatttcacttattttcactctgtttttgatgagtttctttagtttcctggtgtgcttcaaataatgctctcatcaacccgaaacagataaatctaaagcatattttgattagtctgacttgcacactaagttgtatcatgttattctgaagtatagggggctttttacagtgattcgagaAGGCCGCTttagtggtccatattaggcgcccaggctcctaatatggaccatttgtgtttttttctgtatttaatttttgctgaatatatatcaaagctatttcactctaattaggcctagcggttaacctaagagagaaggactaccaaacacaaaatgaaacttcttcgcaagaaaacaagctagttatcagcatgaaacaaaaagtggtccatattaggagcccttaaCCTACAATTGTGTGAAATATGGAAACTTTCTCGTGTGAGCGAGTGTAGGTCAAGAGTTAACTTACATCGCTCATGTTTAGCAGCACCTCCTCCAGACAGCGTCTCGTTGTGTCGGGCAGGACAATGGCCTGGTGGAGGGTTGGCTGTGTTACCAGGTCACCCAGAACAGAGCGCCTCACAACATCTCTGGCCTGCTTCAGGTAGGCAGCGGCCTTCTTTAGTTCTTCTTGAACTGCAAGGGGGTCGTCTTCTGTCTGAGGTATGATTGCCGCCATCATTATCCCACGCTCGCGATGTATGACGAGCAGGTCAACAAAGTCCTCCTTCAGGTTCAACGGCTCTGCTTTGACGCTGTTCGTGTTCCTGGCGGCTGCACCAGTATAGATGCTTTGGGTATCAGCACCATATACACCAAATTTAGCTTGGGTCAGAAGTACCATaatttctttttctctcgcggCTTTGTTCTTTATCTGATTCATGcagtggtggacatttttcagcACTCTGTCTATGCGGACAGTGTCCATGACCTCTCTACTCTCATCTATGTCTATTTGTTGCTGTGTTTTCAGTACCTGGATTCGCTCACCTTCTCCGATATATACCATTCTCTCATGCACAGTGTCAATGTGAGCCGGGGGGATTATGTATGATTCGCTCTCAAGGTGAGGGAACCAGGCGTTGAGAAACTCTCTCTGGAATCAAAGACATGATGATGTACTGTCTGCTCACTTCTAGTACCATTCACAACCTATAACTAAACAGTGAAGACGGTGAAAATACAGTGACTTAACGGGGACTGATGTCTCGTTGGTGGTTCACACAGTATTTGCACTGAATACAGCAGATAATTGTTAAAAGAAAGTTGATCCATGGTGTAAattgaaaaagaagacaataaCACAGAAAAAagccataacaacaacaacaacaacagcacaaaatCAAATGATAATGCACCTTATTAATTTCAAACATAATTTCAAGTCTTAGAATATGAggttttggtgttgttgttattttctgaGATGAATTTACCTCATGGTCTGACAACCTTAACACTTGATCCTCTGATTCCTGTAATCTTGCCATCAAGGGCGGGGCAGGAAAGGCAGCCTGGTTCCCCGGTGACCCAGAGGTACTGCACGGCGGAGCACATTCCACAGCCGGTCCCTGTGTGATGTGCATGATAtaaccgtcacttctgtcatagcactGTTCATATATGTAATATGCATGATAtaaccgtcacttctgtcatagcgttgTTTTAGATAGTGTGACTCGTGTAGCCTATTACCTTATTGTTATGCAATAGTATGTGAACgtgtttcagaaaaaaatgttcaaacattattttatttttctgtgcgtttgtgggctgaaacgcccacgtacactcgtggttttgcaCGAAGAGGATTGTATGTGCTTGGCCGTATGTTCCGTCGGCCATATACTTATACTCtattggggtcctgatttgacctgttatggtccgctggacccgaaaagcaacagctaactaactaactatataACTTATATTCTATTTCGTgtgatgcatgcttggtattttcatgtttttataATCCACCGACATATATTTCAGGACCTTTACCgtgtttacttggttttgtgcctcaatgggggggggggggggggggggcaagcagGTATGCTAATAGAGTGACATGGGAGATCGAAACATCTCTTCTCTTTATCAAACAGGTGGCAGGGTTTCAAACACTTAACCATCAACTTGGCTGTTGCGATCGTcataaatgagagagagagagagagagagagagagagagagagagagagagagagagagagagagaaagagagagagagagagagagagagagagagagagagagagagagagagagagagagagagagactcagactcagactcagactcagactcagactcagaactttattacaaaaggataaaggttttaggcaaagcctattcttccaacctgtcctttatacaacacataaagacagacggacataaaaaataaaaattcaatcatataagatacagaattacattgtatggattgcaacacaatgtgcatttaaggaattatatagggagaactcaaaaattacaaaattacattgacacagttaaacctttcattgtagagaattaagttgctcaaatcagctacacatccgttaacactagtacaaaatgttcaacaaaataacaatcaaacaagacatttcattcacgaatgatgtgtgaacgtgactgtctcttaaacattttcactgacgttgcatttcttatttgttgggggaaggagttccagagaaacgctcccgagaaggctaagctcgatttatagaggtctatgcgaggtataggagggatgattttttgggacccatatctttttgtggcatgtttgaaatgtgattgcaaatatttaggacagtctttctttatttggtgtttaacgtcgttttcaaccgttcaaggttatatcgcgacggatttaggacagtcgtcatttagaattttatacatgaacacagccttgtttaacgtcaactgatctttcaaggggaggaaattcaggagctttagtttatcatccgtggacctattcaaatcatgcagaataagttttgcagctcggcgatgtagggaattgagtctttttaaatgaacgtcactgcagttatcccaaagtgttgaagcgaagtttatatgaggcattatgtgggcgtaatagaacattttgagtgcttcagaatcggcgtaatgccttaattttgataacaggtacaaattctttgatactactatgcaaatattactcagatgagtttgccatttcaactcttgatcaatggtaacacctaatagtctatgttccctaacttgctgcacttgagttgagccaactgacagttgtaatagtaaaggacttaactggtgtttttgtctcgtggttatcaccatactctttgttttaatcggatgaatgatcattgcattagaaacgcaccactcagtgatttcatccacacttgtttgaagagaagagttgacggattccaaagatttttgactggtgtgaacagaagagtcatccacgaagaactcacatctaactttttcatcgtacacatgaaggggtaagtcatttatataaatacagaacaagataggtcctaatacagacccttgagggacaccactcctgacaaactcgtttgacgaagttttacagttaatggacacatactgtttccgttttgaaagatacgattcaaaaaaggcacaggcggagtcgtcttttaaatagcactttaatttcttcagtagaagcgagtgatctactaggtcaaaggctttcttaaagtccagaaacaacgctcccgttatttctgctttgtttattgctgagagccaagtctcgcataaagagcttaaggcggtgtggcaggaatgcttcgagcggaatccagactgaaaaggatgaaacagattcatttgttccatatatgccagtaaatgtttttgtatgtgcttttctaagggtttagataaaaacaggtaagagggaaatagatctaaagttgtttgggtctgtaagatccttattttttggaagtggtaatacctttgcacactttaaaatagaaggaaacacgttttgttgtatgctcaggttataaacataagttaaggaatcgacaatgtaaggtaaagcaagtttcAGCAGCTTGACTGGAATCTTAtctggacccattgacttcttGTTCGCCATTTGTTCTATCGGTTTTCCTAGctcgtgcactgagattggaggaaTAGAAACCGTGTCAGTTTGATTcaacttttgtccacagaatgtttttaatttttcaagacaatcatccgtatcaagggaatcattctgattgagacaagattttaggttgtctgcaagcgaaatgaagtgtttgttaaaatcatttggagatatttgtgaatgagaattggttgatccctttctagatttatcaagaatttgattcactgctcgccagattgtagctgtatccCTTTTTTTCAGATATTAGTTTATTAAAATACTCTGTctttgcttgtctcactgtgtccaaaactttatttttttgcagtttatactctgttttcatgttgcgctCTTTGAAATGATCCCGCATCGCCATAGCCTCGATAATGTCTGAGGTTAACCAAGGGGGAagctggggatgtttcactctatgctgacgtagtggtgcgtgtttatcaattatagaacacaaaatatcgTGAAAAGTATTGCAAGCGCCCTCTGCGTCACTGCAATTGAATACGCTATAAAATGGGGCTTGGTTAAGGTCAAAGAAAAAGGCAGATTCATCAAAATACTTGAAACTTCTGTATTCGATTGTTGTGTGGCCTTTATGACGTGATTTTGGCAATCTAAGAGAAACcgagcaaaaaacagaatgatggtcactaaaactggaatgcactacttgcgcatttgcaacgatattcttactatcagtatagatatgatcaataagggttgatgaagtatttgtttctcttgtaggggtttCGATTAGCTGATGAAGACCAAACAGAGCAGTGGTTGAGCACCAAGTTGTTTGAGGCCTGAGTAGGTTaatgttaaaatcgccaagcAATACAACATTTTTGTCACGAGCCTTCACTCTGTCCATCatagaaacaaaatcatcaatccACCTTGACGTTTCACTGAGCAGGGTTACGATACAGATATCCAATAAGCAAGGGAGAGGATTTGTCCTGTTTCAGTTCCAACCACAGACATTCAACATTGTCATCTTCAAGATCGGTTCTACGTTTGACAATGCCAGCAATGGACTGGTGAACATAAAGAGCGATGCCTGTTTGGCCTACTCGTGCATTGTCCCGTCGTAAAACCGAATAATTCGGAATGTTAACAAGGCTGTCTTACATACGCGAATCTAGACGCGTTTCACTTACACCGAAGAGTTGTACCAGCTCTGGTTGCTGGTTCAGCAATACACAGACATCATGtactttgttgactaaatgaTAAATATTTACATGCCCTATACGGAGaacagtgtttgatgttgttgacatTAGGACGAAGTGCAATATTGTAACAAACAAGTCGGATTAATTGGCATTCACCACTTACACTCCCGGGATAGATCAGAGTAACTATAGTTGCTACTGATTTAGAACAGGATGATACAGAATAAGATAGCAGCACACAAAGGTATGCtatcaaaaataaagaaattgttgcttaaaaatgaagggtGACCGAAAAAAAGGTAAAGCAACTCCCACAACAAACGCAGGATACTAGATATTTATGTAAGCTTAAATACAAGATGAACAAAATGTTCACAGAAAACAAGGAGACACAAGGTTAAAAGCAGTTTATGCTGAACAGTCCTGGTGAAATTCAGTCACTGGTTAAAGTTCACAAACTCGGCCCAAAGCCGGTAGTTCATGCAAATATTTAGCTCACTGTCAAAGTTAATGCTGTAAAAAAGTATAAGTCTTGCACAGAGAAGTAGAATCTCATTTATGCATCGCGTGGTCAGACTACAATATCGTCCAAACACCAGCCGCTTTCCATGCGGATGAAAAAAGCCTATGGCTTCAGGGCACGACAACGCACAATGCTGTCCATATAGCGTGACCGACCTGAGGCACTTATGAGAAGCGAGCACGTTCTAGCTGCAGCTCAGTGTAGAACAAACAGTTAACAAAGTTACTTTGAAGATTCCTCAATATGATGAAGGCCGCGCGATTATGCTCACACCCTTGCACAAGGGCAACGTTTGTAAAATAGTTATGAACACAGTTACTACAAGGACGAAT from Littorina saxatilis isolate snail1 linkage group LG16, US_GU_Lsax_2.0, whole genome shotgun sequence encodes the following:
- the LOC138949868 gene encoding uncharacterized protein: MHITQGPAVECAPPCSTSGSPGNQAAFPAPPLMARLQESEDQVLRLSDHEREFLNAWFPHLESESYIIPPAHIDTVHERMVYIGEGERIQVLKTQQQIDIDESREVMDTVRIDRVLKNVHHCMNQIKNKAAREKEIMVLLTQAKFGVYGADTQSIYTGAAARNTNSVKAEPLNLKEDFVDLLVIHRERGIMMAAIIPQTEDDPLAVQEELKKAAAYLKQARDVVRRSVLGDLVTQPTLHQAIVLPDTTRRCLEEVLLNMSDVS